Proteins from one Cicer arietinum cultivar CDC Frontier isolate Library 1 chromosome 3, Cicar.CDCFrontier_v2.0, whole genome shotgun sequence genomic window:
- the LOC101493518 gene encoding L-type lectin-domain containing receptor kinase IX.1-like: MKKEDSTFDLKMDDEFQKGTGPKRFCYNKLASATNNFEESQKIGQGGFGGVYKGYLKDIDSNVAIERLSRESKQGIKEYATEVKIISQLRHRNLVQLNGWCHRKKDLLLIYEFMQNGSLDSHLYRGKSVLAWHMRYNIAMDLASALLYLHEEWEQCVLHRDIKSSNIMLDTNFNAKVGDFGLARLVDHEKGSQTTVIAGTMGYLAPEYFTTGKATKESDIYSFGIVSLELVSGRKPVDLNAKEDQMAIYDWVWELYRLGRFVEVVDTKLGGVFDEMKMERLVVVGLWCANPNYSLRPSVRQLIQVLKFEAALPILPLQKMNDSSYYAPTKMNTVFGPVSSSSAVYSYPICV; this comes from the coding sequence atgaaaaaagaagatTCAACTTTTGACCTAAAAATGGATGATGAATTCCAAAAGGGAACAGGACCAAAAAGGTTTTGTTACAATAAATTGGCGAGTGCAACAAATAACTTTGAAGAATCACAAAAGATTGGACAAGGTGGTTTTGGTGGTGTTTATAAAGGCTATTTAAAAGACATAGATTCAAATGTTGCTATAGAGAGACTATCAAGAGAATCCAAACAAGGAATAAAGGAATATGCAACTGAAGTGAAAATCATTAGCCAACTAAGGCATAGAAATTTAGTACAACTAAATGGTTGGTGTCATAGAAAAAAAGACTTACTCCTTATATATGAATTCATGCAAAATGGTAGCTTAGATTCACACTTATATCGCGGAAAAAGCGTATTAGCATGGCACATGAGGTACAACATTGCAATGGATTTAGCTtcagcgttgttgtatcttcaTGAAGAATGGGAACAATGCGTGCTACATAGAGACATTAAATCAAGCAACATTATGTTGGACACAAATTTCAATGCTAAAGTCGGCGATTTCGGGTTGGCAAGACTAGTTGATCATGAAAAAGGCTCACAAACAACAGTTATAGCTGGTACAATGGGATATTTAGCACCTGAATATTTCACAACAGGTAAAGCTACAAAGGAATCTGATATATATAGTTTTGGAATTGTTTCATTGGAGTTAGTTAGCGGAAGAAAACCAGTTGATCTTAATGCAAAGGAAGACCAAATGGCTATATATGATTGGGTTTGGGAACTTTATAGATTAGGAAGGtttgttgaagttgttgatACAAAACTTGGGGGTGTGTTTGATGAGATGAAAATGGAACGTTTAGTTGTTGTTGGTCTTTGGTGTGCTAATCCTAATTATTCATTAAGGCCAAGTGTTAGACAACTGATTCAAGTGCTTAAATTTGAAGCTGCTTTACCAATTCTACCCCTGCAAAAGATGAATGATTCAAGTTATTATGCTCCTACAAAAATGAACACAGTTTTTGGTccagtttcttcttcctctgcagTTTATTCATACCCGATCTGTGTCTAG